Genomic segment of Streptococcus pneumoniae:
GGGTTCGATTCCCATCACTCGCCTTTTATATTATTGGGGTATAGCCAAGCGGTAAGGCAAGGGACTTTGACTCCCTCATGCGTTGGTTCGAATCCAGCTACCCCAGTTTAACTTATGCCGGCGTGGCGGAATTGGCAGACGCGCTGGACTCAAAATCCAGTGTCCGCAAGGACGTGCCGGTTCGACCCCGGCCGCCGGTATAGTTGAAAGTCTTCAAACGTTGATTTGAAGACTTTTTTAGTTGCTTTTGGTCAACTTTTGGTCATTCATTCTTGATTTTAGTTAAACTCTTTAATACTGCCCTTACTTTATTGTTCTCAATTTCTGCTTTTTCTTTAATGAGATGCCCATAAGTCTCTGTAATTTCTGTAATGTCTTTATGTCCCATTAGTTTCGATACAGCCCATATATCAACACCCATTGCAAGCATTGTTGAACAATAAGTGTGACGTAAACCTGTACTTGTCATTGTGTTTGGGAAAATACGTAGGTCTTTAAGGATTTGTTTTAAATGTTTATTGATTCCTGCATTTGTTATGATTTGATTGTTTAAATCAATAAAAATCATGTTCTCATTATTTATGATTTTCCCATGTTCAATGAAGACATCTTGTTCTTGTTTGAGATTTTTAAGAATTGTTAGTGTATCGTTATCAATGGGTATTGTCCTGATAGAATCCTCTGTTTTTGCTTTAGACCAGCGATGCCGTACAGTATCGTAACGACGATAGGTTTTGATTTCTGAAGTTTTCCATAGGATACAATCCCATGTAAGACCAGCGACCTCCCCTGCACGTAGACCAGTCTTTAGCTGGATTAGTAGCAGATGCGGAATAATTGACACTGTACTGTCTAAATTAGTTTCTAAGTAATTTACTAATTTTTGATAATCTTCAAAACTATGGATATATTTCTCATCTTTTC
This window contains:
- a CDS encoding site-specific integrase, translated to MAISYRRRGKNKTWDYRIFKNKKVVASNSGFRTKREAEIEAINIEIQLMKGAIIDKTITFYDLWKKWLELAVKPLDKADTTMNKHLLRGKFIKKHLSDKPAIQIKASEYQAFINKYAETNCRDNVSRMNAEIRNVIVFAQRDKLNIDNFTEGVILSGRPPKKRKDEKYIHSFEDYQKLVNYLETNLDSTVSIIPHLLLIQLKTGLRAGEVAGLTWDCILWKTSEIKTYRRYDTVRHRWSKAKTEDSIRTIPIDNDTLTILKNLKQEQDVFIEHGKIINNENMIFIDLNNQIITNAGINKHLKQILKDLRIFPNTMTSTGLRHTYCSTMLAMGVDIWAVSKLMGHKDITEITETYGHLIKEKAEIENNKVRAVLKSLTKIKNE